CAACCTACTCCACACGTTATTCTGAATTCCTACTGAGTCTGGTCGGACGCGGTGGCATTTTAAGACGGATTTCCAGCGTCAGACATTTTCCCCACCCAAATCTCAGGAGAGTTTCTACAGCAGAGATGCCCATTCTACGTCACAGAGAGAAGAGCTCACCCAGGTTGCACCGAGCGGGATTATGATGCAGCCGCGTGTCACGGCCACTGGACCCTGGTCTCGGGGCTCTCAAGGATTCGTGTGACCTTGAGGAGGCTCCACATTTCTAGACTCacgttaaaaaacaaaaaaacaaaacaaacaaaaaaaaggcaatcCAAACCCTCCGGCGCGGTGCGCGCGCCCACCCTCCACTTGGCTCTTCCACCGTCGCCCCCCTCGTCCGGGAGGCTCCACGGCGTTTTCGGAGAAAGGATGAGGTCGTCTAAGAAAACAGAGGGCGAGCCCAAGGTCACGGCGCCCGCGAGCCATCGGGGTCCCGTCCCCCGCCCGGGCCGCGGCCCTGCTCACCGCCCCGCCGCTGCTTTTCCCGCCTGGGCATCTCCCGGCGGGGGCAGGCTCGTTCGGGGAAGGCACCAGCGACCGCAgcgcccccggggccccgcgAGCGCTCTCGACGCGCGCccaggggccgggggccgggggccgggggccggggggcagcccggggaggGGCCCCCAGCGCGGGGTCTCGGGCCTCTCCCGGCCGGcagcgccccgccgcccccgccgccctgcGGGTCCCGGGGAGGTAACGGAGCCGCGTGCCCGGGGCGGGGCCACGTGCGATTGGCCGCGCGGGGTCGGGGGCGGGCCCGCGGCGGGCCGGCCGGGCGGGCGCCGACAATGAGCCTCCATAAAAGGGAGCGGCGGGGGCCTGGGGCCCCGGATTGAGCCCTCCCCGCCCGGGGTCCCGACGCGCTCGGTCTCGGGGAGGCCCGGTCGCGCCCTCGCAGGCCGGGCGGtgagcggcgggcggcgggcggcggggagggggctcctGGCGGCGCGCCCGGCCTCCCGCGTCCGGTCACCgcgtccccccccgccccccgcctcggCCGCATCATGGCCCTGAAGGCCGAGGGCGCCGCGCTCGACTGCTTCGAGGTGACGCTCAAATGCGAGGAAGGGGAGGACGAGGAAGAGGCCGTGGTGGTGGCCGTGATTCCACGGCCCGAGCCGATGCTCAGAGGTGAGGCTGGAGGGGACCCCACTTCCGCGTCACGGCGCGGcccgcgcgccccctccccctccggccTGGGAcccgggcgccccctcccccgctctGGCTCCGCCCCCTCCGGGGTCTGGAATCTGGGGCCTCCCCGaattccccctcccccgcccccgtccgGGGTCTGGAGCCTTCGATCCACGCCCCGCGCGCTCCGGATCTTCCGGTGCCCGAGCGCCCCCTCGCCCGGGCCCCGCACCGGCGGCCGCGGCCTCCCGCCCCGCGGAGGCGGGGGCCGGGCTGCGGTCCAGGCCGAGGGGCAGCGAGGCCTCCAGGCCCGAGGCTGGGCGCGGCGGCCTGCTGTCCGGAGGGAGCTGGAGGATGCCGCCCGCCGAGGGGAGGATTTTCAGGGCCCTCTGCACGGAAAGCCTTCCTGTCCCCCAACCCCTCTTTGCATCTCCTGCCTAACACTTGAGTAAGCCACAGGTGTCAGATTCTAGCGCTTCGGGGGTGAATGGGATACAGCGCTTGCCAGGGGTACCCTCTGCCACGCAGGAAGGGGCTTGGCCTCAGGAGGGGATAGCAGGAACGGTCTGGGAACACTtgctttcccctccccctttaCCAATTTCTTTAGTCTGCAGGATCTTGCAGACCATTAGAAAACAAAGGGCCGTCTAAACGGAAAACTTAATACTGGcgaaaatgccaaaaaaaatctttttcgtAGAAATGCGAACGTGTGTTTATTTTAAGATACCTCTTCCCATAAAGGGGATTGTACCCAAAAGAGAGAGCAAGGCCATTTATTTAATCCCCGCGGAACACGCTATCTCCGTGCACTGCCTCTCAGCCTTTTTGGAATCTGCAGGGTTTTAAAACAAGTCGAGGAAATGAAAGCTGCTGCCCTTGTCAGAGCTTTAGATCTAGCAGAGGTTCTTTTCCGTATTTGTGctagtatttactgagtgctggATGCTAGGCTGCGTGAATTAATTGTTTCAACAACCCTTTAAGGGAGGCCCTATTCCCCACTGTTACGGTGGGGAAACAGAAGTCCGGAGAAGTTAATTCATTCAACAGGTTTTTATTAGTAGCACCTATTATAAACGAGGCAGTTTTAGGCTGGACATGCAAATGGTTATGAACAAAGATGTAACGTCTCATCTACATATACGTATAAATGAATGACCAAAGACAAACGTAATTCAGTGCATAGGGTGTCAGGTGCCGATAAGTGGTTCAGAGAACACCAgagcaaagggaggagaaaatgGATTGGGAGGCGTTTTATTTGGAATATCAAGTAGTCAGAAAGGCTTCTTTTCCAATGTGAATTTTGAGCCCAGACTCCCAGGAAGGGAGAGAACGAACCTTTGTGGATGATTGGAGGGAAAGCATCTTAGGCAGAGAGAATAGCAAGTGTAAGTGTCCTGAAGCAGAAGCTTTTTGAAAGAGTTTAGAGGAGAAAAGGATGAATTCAAGGCTTTTGACCTGAGCACCCAGAAGGACAGGCCTCCCACATCCCAAGACCAGGCAACTAGGATGCAAGCGTATGAAGACAGAGAGTTAAGATTTGAATGGGGCGAGTTTGAGATGCCTGTGACACATCCAAGCTGTAAGGCCAGATAGGCATCAGACACATGCATTTCAGTGCCACTGGAGAGCGGCTGGTGGTATAGATACGGGAGTTGTCAGCCGCCAGGCAACGGGACAACACCCGTCAGAGGAAGGAGTTAGATAGGAGAGGTCTAAAAAACTGAACTGTGGAGCTCTCTCCAGTGACTGCAGGTTGGAGATTGAGTCAGTCCCTCATCAAAGATTTCTGAATGCCACTGCATGCCAGGCATTGTTTTTGATGCTGGAGGTCCAGGTGTGAACGATCCAAAGTCTTGCTGTCCTGGAGCTCACTGGGCAGTGGGGAGGCATGGTGCACAAGTAAAACACACGTTAGGTCTGATGGTGGTGTGGGCTGAGGAGCAGGACATGAGGGGTAAAGGGGAATGGGGTGTCCAGCTTTCTGCAGGAGGCAAGAGGGCTGTGGTAAAAAGATAGTTCTTCAGGCTATTCCTTGAAAGAGATGAGAGAGCTGCACAGGCACCTGAAAAGAGGTGAGGAGGACCCAGTACCAGCAACTGCAAGAGAGCCccagggaagaaaggaatgaatcAACAGGAGGCAGTGCCTGGAAGCCAAGTAACAAAAACCTAGATGGAAGAAGTGACGAGCCAAATGATGAAATTTAAGAACTGACAGCCAGGTTTAGCTTTGGTGACCTTGACGGGAGTTGTTTCCGAGCAGTGGTGGGAAAGAAAGCCCAATGGCAGTCAAGAGGTCAAGGTTATTGTGCATGGTCACATGGGACATAGGAACAGCCCAGCCTCGGACCTGAATCTTCCGAGTCCTGGCCACTTCTCAGACCCGTTTCATATGCCACTTATCCATACGGTTCCCAGACGTCAGGGCCCCTCATATTTTACTTCATCCCATCTTCTCAGATGGGAAGGAGATGCGGTTACAAAAGAGCAAGGGGACTCTGCTGCAGAAGCATGGAGCTGCCAGGCTAATGGGGGTCCAAGGCTGCCTTTGTTGAACCGGAAAGAATTCCTGCCCTGCCAGAGCTTGTGGCCCATGTGCACAGGGAACAGATGCCAGGCAGACCCTTGGGAATGAGATCACCCCTGCAAATGctctgggaggtgggagagggattGTGATGGGGTGTGGCAGCCTTCTGAAGGGTCCTTGCCAGGTGGAGAAACAGGCATGCCTGTTCTTTGCTGACTGCAGGCTCCCGGAGCATCTCCTAGGTGGCAGGCCCTGTGGGGGCAGTGAGACAATCAGATGTTCTCAAGAAAGTATGCAGCATGGCCTGGAAGTCAGAGGTGGATATAATCAACCGTCGGGGTGGGAGGTCCCAAAGGCTTCCCAGGAGTGACAATGTGAGCAAGGCCATAAAGGAAGTGTAGGAATTTGTCAGACCAATCAGAATGGTCTAGATGAATGTGCCAAAGCTGAAAACCTGCAAGAACACAGCCTGTTGGAAACCCTGTGGTCTGGAGCCAGATTGAAAGGAgatatacaggggatccctgggtggctcagtggtttggcgcctgcctttgtcctgggacgtgaccctggagtcccgggattgagtcccacatcgggctccctgcatggagcctgcttctccctctgcctgtgtctctgcctctctctgtctctctttcatgaataaataaataaaatctttaaaaaaaaaaaaaaaagcagatacacAGATAGTGGGATGCCGATGCACACAGGTTGCGTTTAGTATGGTTAGTGCCTTGCGGGctgcaggggagaggagagagagagacttgggGTAAGAATGTGCCTCCCTCCGCCCTCCAGCCCTCCACCAAGTTTGGGGAATCATGTAAGTATTCTAGGCCATGGGTACCTCTACTGGTAACATCCTCCTGCACGTCTCCCTCTGTAGTGGCCCAGCAGGAGAAGACCCCACCGCCTAGGCCCAACCTGCTGGAGGCAGGCAGCGATGGCTGTGAGGAGCCCAAGCAGCAGGTGTCTTGGGAGCAGGAGTTCCTTGTGGGAAACAGCCCCGGAGGCAGCGGGCGGGCACTGTGCATGGTGTGTGGGTCCGAAATCCGGTCCCCCTCTGCCGACACGGCGCGCATGCATATCCTGGAGCAGCATCCTCACACCCTGGACCTGAGCCCTTCAGAGAAAAGCAACATCCTGGAGGCCTGGAGTGAGGGAGTGGCCCTTTTGCAAGACATCAGAGCTGAGCAGCCTTCCTCGCCCACCTCAGGTAGTTGGAAGTGAGGGTCGGGTGGAGGATGAAGGGAAAAGTCGGACTCACAGAGCACTTGGAACTCACTGGGTGTTTGCCTTCTTCAGACTCAGGCCAGGATGTCGAAGCTGACCCGGACTCCGACCCAGACCCTGCCAAAATGCCAGCAGAGATCGTTGTTCTCCTCGACTCTGAGGACAACCCATCTCTCCCGAAAAGGAGCCGGCCCAGGGGACTCCGCCCCCTCGAGCTTCCTGGTCAGTTTTTGGGAAGCCCTTGCGgctgagctggggagaggggagtgCGCATTCTGTGTTCTGTGTGGCGAGAGGCTACAGGGCCCAGGCGTGGCCCCTTTCAAAGGTACAAGGTCTTCTCATTCTGTagctgcccctgccccagaggCAGGAAATAGGAAGCCCCGTGGTCAGAGATGGAAGGAGCCCCCTGGAGAAGAACCggtcagaaagaaaagaggcagacCCATGACCAAAAACTTGGACCTGGACCCAGACCCTGACCCAGGTGAGGGAGAGGCCCATGACGGGCGTGGGCTCCAGGCGCAGTGCTCCAAGAGGAAAGTCACGCCAGGGCAGGGGGGCCGTCCAGGCCTCTGGACTCTGGCTTCAGTGGCCATAGGCAGCACAGCCTTACAGACTCTGTTCTATCCTGTCCTTCCTTCCAGACCCCCCATCACCTGACTCACCCATGGAGACTTTTGCTGCTCCTGCTGAGGTCCGTCACTTCACCGACGGCAGCTTCCCCCCGGGCTTCGTCCTCCAGCTCTTCTCTCACACACAGCTCAGGGCCTCAGACAGCAAGGACTCACCCAGAGAAGGGGTTGCTGCAGGAGGCCTTCCCCAGCCAGAAAGCCCCTCTCCAGGTGAGCTCCTGGGAGGGGACGACAAGGGTGGGTCGGAGAGAGCCAGGCTACATCCCTGGGGTCTGGCCTCCTCAAGGCTGCTCTGCAGCAGAGCCTGGGATACAGGTGGTTACTGCTCAGGGCCCCTGAGACGCGGGGCCGAGGGCGGGCAGACCAGAATGGTGGGGACTGGCCAGCAAGCTGAGCCGCTCTGTTAGCTCCTGGGGAGTGTCCTGGAGTTGGTTGTTAGGTTGGGCTAAGCCAGTACTCCCCAGAGCCTGACACCCATCAGCACACTTATGGCTGATTCCTCCTGGAACCTGAGGTGCCTAGCTCGCCCTGGTGGAGCCAGGGCCCGAGTGGGACTGGAACAGAACAGACCCCTGGTCAACTCAGCAGGCACCTCCGTAGAGAGCAGCTCAGTGACTTTTGAATGATAGCGTGAAGTGCTTGCATTTGTATCATGTTCAACCAATTTCAAGAAACTTTTCTATGTAGTTCATCTGGCCCTTAGAAAAGTCTGTTTTCCGCGTGGGAAGGTGGAGTCTCAGCTGGTTCTTCCCTCCCTTGATCCTTGTATTCGTTTTCTGTGGCTTCTATGACAAACTACCACAAATCTTAGTGGCTTACAAGAATACACTTTATTACTTttcagttctggaagtcagaggtCTAGAATGGGTTTCATCCATCTAAAATCGGCAGGGTCCTATTCTTTTCTAGAGGCTCCAGCAGGGGGTCGCTGGGGGGTAATCCATTTTCTTGTCCTGCCCAGCTTCTTAGAAGCGAGCATTCCTTGGCTATGGTCTCCTTccgtcttcaaagccagcagtggcCAGTAGAGTCTTTCTGAGGATGTCGTCTTTGTTCTGACttgtctgcctccctcttccccccctGGGACCCCTGTCATCCTGTGGAGCCCACCCAGATCATCCAGGACAATCTATTTTGAAGTCAGCTGGTTAGCAACATTAATTCCATCTACTGCCTCAGTTCTCCCTTGCCACGTAAGATAGCATAGTCAGAGATCCTGGGGATTAGGGAGTGGGATATCTTTGAGCAACACAGTCATATAGCCAGGCAGTGGCTGGATTCAGATTAGACCAGAACATGCCTTGGGAGGGCAGAGGCTGAGCCTcattcctcttcatctctccatGCCAGGCGCCTCGGGCTCaggaaatggctttttttttttttttaagattttatttattcatgagagacacagagagagagaggcagagacacaggcagagggagaagcaggctccatgcagtcccgatgtgggactcgatcccgatcctgggtctccaggatcaggccctgggctgaaggcggcgctaaaccgctgagccacccgtgctgcccagGAAATGGCTCTTGAAGGAGTGACCAGGTGACACACAGAGCACTTTGTCGTGGCCTGCCTGAAATAGTGCATTCGGAGTTAGAGCCCAGGGAAAGCTAGCACGGGAGGTACCAGGGGCTCCCCAGAGCAGGGGTCTCAAAAAGGAGGTGGACTTTTTgtacaaagaaaaagcaaaaaaaaaaaaaagaaaggaagaaaaagcaaatatgcCCCTTCTCTTGCCCACCCCACCTCACTCAACAGTGGTGAGCACTGTTAATAGTTGGTTTTGTGTCTTGAGACCTCTCACGAAGCTCAGCGTGTGCCTGTATGTGTGTACACGCACTTTTCACTGAATTCTATTTTACCAAGATAGGCTCTGTTTTTTCTCATCTTGAGGCAGGCGTCAGCTCTTCACGTAGATCACGGTCTTAACTGTCTCAAGTTTCAGCTTGAGCCACATTCCAGTCCTGCCTCCCCGAGACTGTGTGCTCTGCTTGGACTTGAGCGTTCCCTGAGCTTCCTCGTTCTCTTCGGTGGATCACTGCTTTAAATGGCTCACTGCTTCCACTGTTTAATGGGTCTTCTGGTTTCATTCTCGAAAGGGAGCCTTCATTTTGAAACCTGGGATACCCTGTGCCCCAATTCACCTGTCTGGAGTGGTGAGTAGCTGAGAAGGGAGTCCCTGAGACCTCACATTCCTTTGGGGTACGTGGGCAAAGTCTGAGGCCTTGGGATACATGAATATAATTGACATGAGAGGGTTTTTCTCAGCAGGTGGCAGAATCTAGGGAGGTTGGAGGTGGCGGGAACACACAGTGGACGCTGTGTAAGTGTTCCTGCCTGTAGCCAGGCTGGGCCCTCAGGGGAGCACTATGGAAAATAACATGAGTGAGGACAGAGTTTCTCTGTCCCCAAGAAATTTACTGTCTGTTTGAAGGTACAGGTTGGAGGAGTGACGCAGCCACTGTAGTTCTGTGCGGAGCAAAGGCTTCCAGAGCGGTGGCCACAGACTGTTTGGGGATCCCAAAGCTTGGGCAGATTTCTCAAAACCCTGTGAGGCTTCAACCAGAATATCTTCATGTTGAGTTGCTTTTTGTATTGAAGTTCTTAAAAGATTTTGAGTAAAGATTCTAATTCTATCagtttaaaaaggtttaaaagtCAAGGATTTAGAAATTGGTGAGGTCACTACGGTGAGGTCAGCTGAGCTGATGGATCACAGTGTGAAGCAGAGGAGACTTTCTGGAGCTTTCCAAAGGGCTTtgcaggaagagggaggggaagtgTCCaagccagagagaagggaagcCTTGAGGACCCCACTCACAAATTGTAAGGAAAATCCTCTTTGTCTTGCTAGTATTTGATTTGAGTAAGATCTAGAGACCTGGCTTTTAAGATACCTCGGCCAGGTCCAGTATGTTTCCAGGCTGGACCAAGGAAaaggtgtggtgtgtgtgtgtgtgtgtgtgcgcgcgcgcacgtgTATGCATGCGGGCACCTGTGCACATGAGTGTGAGCATGTGTGAATTTCACAAGGGACAGGGTCTTTGTTCTATTCGCTGCTATATCCTCGGTACTTGGTATCATACCTGGCACAAAGAAAGCTCTCAGTAAAGATTTATTGAAATAGTGGGTAGTGGCTGCCTTCACCGTCATTTGGTGGTAACATTTTCAGAGTCCCCGAGCAGAAACAAGCCTTAATGAGAAACAGGAGAAAAGGACTCAGGCCTACCCTCTGGAGAAGGTGTGTTCgtggacacacacatgcacaaatgtAGAGGAGAGAGGAACAGAGCTGGGGAAGCAGAGGGGTTTGGGCttcccaggagggaggagggccagCCCTGGGTTTGGAGTGCAGATGGGGCTCAGCTTGTCCCTGGGCTGATAGGTTCTTCTGGCTTGCTCTTTCATGGCCCTGGGCTTTGATCATGCATGCTTTCTGGAAGGGCATCACAAGTCAGGCCTCACTCTCCTGAGGCTCCCCTCCACACCCACCCTCACCTCTGCCCTCTATGCTACCAGAAGGAACTGGTACTTAATCCTGTTGCTTTGAGAAGTCCTGAAGTTCATGAGCTCTTACCATGTGCCAAACTCTTAACATCTTTGTGTAATCTGTCTCCTTAAATTCCCACAACCACCATACACAGTATTTGGGGAAGAGGACACAGCCTTGGGGAGGCAAGGCACTCTCAGGGCCCCTCACCTAGTAAGCGACAGCATGTGTGCATTTCCACCTGTGTCCTTCTCCTCTGCAGCATCCAAGCCACATCCTCTGCCTTCTCATTGCTGCTGGAGCTAAACCCCGCTAGCAAAGCTTGGCCCCCTGGGCCTCTCACTAGACCCCAGCTGTCTGCCTTGCTAGCCACCATTtcctctgtcctctgctctctgTCCACCGTTCGGTTTTCCCTCTCCTGTAGATTGCATCCGGCAGCCGATGCAAGCTGAGATTTCCCCCTTGCCTCCTCATCCCTCGCTAGCCACTGTCCCATTTGTCGCCAAACTTTTTCAGCAAGGCTGGGGACTATTTTCTGCACTAACCAACCCTCGTCTCTCTGGGAGCCGCTTCAGCCCTGTTCCCATCTTCCAGCCTCATGCTGACGTGGCTTTTCCAGCAAGGTCACCATTGACTTGTCTAAAATGAGAATCCAGTGGTCGATTCTCAGTCCATGCCCTTCCCGATGTGACAAAACAGTGACCCCAGCCCTCGGCCTTTCCCAGAGCCACTTGCCATCTGTGGGCTTCCCAGGCAACCTTCTGGGTTTTCCTCTAGCCTCACTGGCTGTTCCACTTCTGCTCTTTCACACATGGCTCCCTGAGTCGGATCTGCTGAttatctttcctccttttttttgaATGTAAGCTGTTTCAGGTCAGGATATGTGTCTGTTTCGTTTCCTGTGATGCACCCGGCAGACGATCCATGTGCTGCCCGCGTGTCTGGTGCGTGAGTGGTTAAGTGAGTGACCGGATACCAGATACCTCAACCAGCAGGGCCTTCCTCACTCCCAGAGCGATCCACCCCAAGTTCAcctgctcccagctcccagccggATCTGCTGATTCCAGCCTCTCTTCCAGATGCCCATGTGACCGGTCTGTGATTGTAAGATCTGTCACACtgaaccccccgccccccacccccagtcaccttcctcttcccagcctcctctcccctcttGCATTCTACACTTTGCTCAGGCTCAATCCTGGCGTCATCCTCTTCTGTTTCTCAGACTCCACATGAACCTCCCGCGTATCCTGTTAGCCCCACCTCCAAAATCCATTCAGAATTCATCTTCCTGtctcacccctcctccccacccccccactcgcTGAGGCTGCCCTGGTCCCAGCCATCTCTTGCCTGGTTCCTTTAACAGTCCTCTCCGTGGGCTCCTGGCCTCTGGTCTTTGCCCGCTATGGTCTCCTCTCCTACGGTACAGGGTCCCCAGTGCAAACCAAGTTGGGCGCTGTCACTGCTATCCCTGTTACACTCCAGAAAAGAAGCTAGAGTTCTCCTGGTGACTAGTGATGTTCTCCCCAGGATCCCACTTCTACCCTATCCCACCCACTGCATAGGTACTGGCCTGCTGTGAAAGATCTTTCCCAAAACAGACATCAGGACAGTTGCAGTCACCATGTCTGGTTCTGATTTCCATGTAAAATACTTTTGTGCATTCCCATGTGATAGGGGATGCTTTCATGGCTGCACAGTCACTGTGGGGGTCTGCTCTCCCCTCCTTGGGGTCCTGGCTTTGCTTATTTGGAGCAGCTCCTCCCCAGTTATGGTAAACGTCCGATCTCCCCATGTGGTGGGTCCCGATGGGAGGTGAAGGGCCTGGTGGGGCTCGcagagcagagctgggactcTAACCCAGGACTGGCCATCaggttttccctcctttccctctgtaTCCATTTGTGAGCCCCGTAGTGGGCAGAGCCATCTTCTCTTTGGggtgttccccacccccaccacctctgCCCACAGAGGCTGGGGCGCCCAGTGAGTTTTAGATGAAGTGGAGTGAGCTGAAGTTACATAAGAGGTGAGCATACAGCAGTGAGCATGTGTGTACCAAAACACATGGGGGAGGAAGCCAACAGGGTGTGCCCGACTTCTACCTAAGAAGCAAGGATCTCATCTTTTGGTTTGTTGGGGTCCTTGGATGAGCCAAGAGTGGAGCTTTCCTCTGTTCCTTGGGCTCCCCCTCATACCAGGCCCTGGACTGTGGAAAGGAAGAGCTAGAAATGGTAATGCAGAAGCCTTCAGGGGCCATTCTCGGGATGGGGGTCCAAAGGGCCCTGACTTTTGCTCTCTGCTCCCATCGCTGCCCAGCTCCCCCTCCGGGGCTTCGCGGGACGCTGGATCTCCAGGTTATCCGCGTACGGATGGAGGAGCCCCCAGCAGTCAGCCTCCTGCAAGATTGGTCCAAGCACCCCCAGGGCACCAAGAGTGTGGGAGGAGGTGACCCCCCCAACTGGCCTGTGGTTCTGTCAGAGTCCAGCACCACCATGGGGGGGCAGCCAGAGGCAGGGAGTGGCATGTAGGTTCTCGCtttcctggggagggagggagggaggaggcaaggtCCCCCTTTGGCTTATCACTCAGAGCTGCCCAGCTTGGCCACCTGATGGAGAGAGTAAAACCAGGTGCCAAGGCAGGATGGAGGAGAGGATGGGGGGCAGCATCCGTTGTTACTTGGGGGCACTGGAAGATGTTGACCCCTGGCAAGGCACAAGACCAGGCCCTGGGAAGGGCAAGGCTGGCCTCAGGGCTGTCGTATGGTAGGGCATTGGGCCTGTGGAGAACACCTACCCCAATCCTTTTGCTGACCCAGACCTCTCcgtcccccttccttcccccctcttAGCCCCCACCATTCTCCCTTGGCACAGTGCCTTACATAAGAGGTGGTCACGATGGGGTTTGAACTGAGTCCCACTACCTCGGGGGacgcctctcctcccccacctgtTCAGGCTTCTAAACCAGGAGGCCTCCATTACCTCTTCCCGCTCCATCCCTGCAGGAGGCCCAAGCAGACCACCTGGGGGCTTTGTTCACTCCCTCCTTTTCACTTACTTTCCTGTTGTATATATCTCCTTTGttgacaataaattatttttttttattaagagttCTGTCTGGGTCATCATTGGGGGAAGGGGTTTGCTAACAGGATCTCCAGGCTCCTGGAGTGACCTtgaggggcaggagggctggAAATTTGTcctgggtgggagggcagagCAGGGCCAGGGTAGGGCCTCATTGGCTCCATGGAGGTGTGGAGCTGACTGGGCGTGAGTCACAGAGAGACCCTGCACCCCTTCTCCCAGCCCTTGAAATGGGGTCAGAAACattctttgggatgcctgggtggctcagcggttgagcatctgccttcagctcaggtcatgatcctggagtcccaggatcaagtcccatcccgcatcaggctccctgcagggaacctgcttctccctctgcctctctgtctcatgaataaatcaatccaaggaagggagggagggagggaaaagaaaacaccTCCTCTTTAATGTTTTGTACCTTCTGACTCACCTAGTGAACCTTGTCCCAGAGAGCCCACGGTGGGGGACAGGGGCTAATTACACCCTACTTGTTGACCTTCTAAAGTGAAATGGTTGAGGCAGGCGTGTGGTGCCTTACTCTAGCCCACCCTCTCCCTGGCTTGATTAAAAACTCCCTCCTTTGCCTGGTTTCCCCATTCCCTGGACCAAGAGATGGCCCACTCTGGGTTTCTTCACCAGATTCCTTACCCTCCTAAACCAACATCACAGGCCAAATCTATGTGGAATCTTGTTTCTCTCCCATTGGTGATATGGGCATAGAAGAGGGACACGGGGAGCTCCCTGCCAGACCCCAAACCCCACTGTCATATTTAGAATCCAGAGGCAAGTGGAGCATCAGGACAGTCCACCCCCTGCACCAGGACTGCTTTCCTGCTCCTGATAAATACTGCGTATCAGGGCAGAGGTGAGGCCTTGATAGCACTCTGAAGGAAGAGTTCACCTACGACACTGAGCTAGCTGGGTTTTGAGACTAACCGGAAAGCTAGTCTTGAGATCAGGAGGGATCTAGGTATGAGCATACTGCAAGCATGCTGGGTGCTGCTCTGAGCTGGTGTCACCCAGATGTGGGCCAGGGGTGGGTAGTCTCTGTGTGGTGGCTTCCCGGGATGTGGTCCTTTCTCCCTAACAAGCTTGGGAGAAGGAGGGCAAAGCTGTAGGGCCCTTGTCACAGGGGATAAGAAGGCACAGATATGGTTCAGAACACTTTGTGTCTCGGGTGGCTTCACCAGTGCGTGACAGGTGGGCCACAGACCTCCACTGCATCTCCACCACTGTTTCTGCAAACTGGTAAAACTTCTCTCCCACTTAACAGGCAGGAAGGAATAAGGCTGAAAATCAGGCTTTGAAACG
This is a stretch of genomic DNA from Canis aureus isolate CA01 chromosome 21, VMU_Caureus_v.1.0, whole genome shotgun sequence. It encodes these proteins:
- the SPINDOC gene encoding spindlin interactor and repressor of chromatin-binding protein isoform X6 — protein: MALKAEGAALDCFEVTLKCEEGEDEEEAVVVAVIPRPEPMLRVAQQEKTPPPRPNLLEAGSDGCEEPKQQVSWEQEFLVGNSPGGSGRALCMVCGSEIRSPSADTARMHILEQHPHTLDLSPSEKSNILEAWSEGVALLQDIRAEQPSSPTSDSGQDVEADPDSDPDPAKMPAEIVVLLDSEDNPSLPKRSRPRGLRPLELPAAPAPEAGNRKPRGQRWKEPPGEEPVRKKRGRPMTKNLDLDPDPDPDPPSPDSPMETFAAPAEVRHFTDGSFPPGFVLQLFSHTQLRASDSKDSPREGVAAGGLPQPESPSPGVSSSRRSRS
- the SPINDOC gene encoding spindlin interactor and repressor of chromatin-binding protein isoform X1, coding for MALKAEGAALDCFEVTLKCEEGEDEEEAVVVAVIPRPEPMLRVAQQEKTPPPRPNLLEAGSDGCEEPKQQVSWEQEFLVGNSPGGSGRALCMVCGSEIRSPSADTARMHILEQHPHTLDLSPSEKSNILEAWSEGVALLQDIRAEQPSSPTSDSGQDVEADPDSDPDPAKMPAEIVVLLDSEDNPSLPKRSRPRGLRPLELPAAPAPEAGNRKPRGQRWKEPPGEEPVRKKRGRPMTKNLDLDPDPDPDPPSPDSPMETFAAPAEVRHFTDGSFPPGFVLQLFSHTQLRASDSKDSPREGVAAGGLPQPESPSPAPPPGLRGTLDLQVIRVRMEEPPAVSLLQDWSKHPQGTKSVGGGDPPNWPVVLSESSTTMGGQPEAGSGM
- the SPINDOC gene encoding spindlin interactor and repressor of chromatin-binding protein isoform X7, producing MALKAEGAALDCFEVTLKCEEGEDEEEAVVVAVIPRPEPMLRVAQQEKTPPPRPNLLEAGSDGCEEPKQQVSWEQEFLVGNSPGGSGRALCMVCGSEIRSPSADTARMHILEQHPHTLDLSPSEKSNILEAWSEGVALLQDIRAEQPSSPTSDSGQDVEADPDSDPDPAKMPAEIVVLLDSEDNPSLPKRSRPRGLRPLELPAAPAPEAGNRKPRGQRWKEPPGEEPVRKKRGRPMTKNLDLDPDPDPDPPSPDSPMETFAAPAEVRHFTDGSFPPGFVLQLFSHTQLRASDSKDSPREGVAAGGLPQPESPSPVSA
- the SPINDOC gene encoding spindlin interactor and repressor of chromatin-binding protein isoform X5, translating into MALKAEGAALDCFEVTLKCEEGEDEEEAVVVAVIPRPEPMLRVAQQEKTPPPRPNLLEAGSDGCEEPKQQVSWEQEFLVGNSPGGSGRALCMVCGSEIRSPSADTARMHILEQHPHTLDLSPSEKSNILEAWSEGVALLQDIRAEQPSSPTSDSGQDVEADPDSDPDPAKMPAEIVVLLDSEDNPSLPKRSRPRGLRPLELPAAPAPEAGNRKPRGQRWKEPPGEEPVRKKRGRPMTKNLDLDPDPDPDPPSPDSPMETFAAPAEVRHFTDGSFPPGFVLQLFSHTQLRASDSKDSPREGVAAGGLPQPESPSPAVSGQDMCLFRFL
- the SPINDOC gene encoding spindlin interactor and repressor of chromatin-binding protein isoform X4, whose protein sequence is MALKAEGAALDCFEVTLKCEEGEDEEEAVVVAVIPRPEPMLRVAQQEKTPPPRPNLLEAGSDGCEEPKQQHPHTLDLSPSEKSNILEAWSEGVALLQDIRAEQPSSPTSDSGQDVEADPDSDPDPAKMPAEIVVLLDSEDNPSLPKRSRPRGLRPLELPAAPAPEAGNRKPRGQRWKEPPGEEPVRKKRGRPMTKNLDLDPDPDPDPPSPDSPMETFAAPAEVRHFTDGSFPPGFVLQLFSHTQLRASDSKDSPREGVAAGGLPQPESPSPAPPPGLRGTLDLQVIRVRMEEPPAVSLLQDWSKHPQGTKSVGGGDPPNWPVVLSESSTTMGGQPEAGSGM